One genomic segment of Cellulophaga sp. HaHaR_3_176 includes these proteins:
- the pfkA gene encoding 6-phosphofructokinase → MSREIKKIGVFTSGGDSPGMNAAIRSVVRTCAYMKIDCMGIYRGYQGMIEGDFKPMDARSVNNIINKGGTILKSARSMEFQTKEGRKKAYDQLQAAGIDSLVVIGGDGSFTGALIFNKEYKVPIIGIPGTIDNDIFGTTYTLGFDTALNTVVDVIDKIRDTASSHNRLFFVEVMGRDVGHIALNAGVGAGAEEILIPEENLGLERLLESLKRSKQSGKSSSIVVVAEGDKTGKNVFELKEYVEEHLPIYDCRVSVLGHMQRGGSPSCFDRVLASRMGVRAVEALMEGKTSLMVGIQDNKITLTPISKAIKGHTKIDKELMRVSDIMTV, encoded by the coding sequence ATGAGTAGAGAGATAAAAAAAATAGGTGTTTTTACATCTGGAGGAGATTCCCCAGGAATGAATGCTGCAATTAGATCAGTAGTTCGTACCTGTGCCTATATGAAAATTGATTGTATGGGTATTTACAGAGGGTATCAAGGTATGATTGAAGGTGATTTTAAACCGATGGATGCTCGTAGTGTTAATAATATTATTAACAAAGGGGGTACTATACTTAAATCTGCTCGATCAATGGAATTCCAAACTAAAGAGGGGAGAAAAAAAGCATACGACCAACTTCAGGCCGCAGGCATTGATTCTTTAGTTGTAATAGGTGGTGATGGTAGTTTTACTGGAGCTCTTATTTTTAACAAAGAATATAAAGTTCCAATTATAGGAATACCTGGTACTATTGATAATGATATTTTTGGCACAACCTATACTTTAGGTTTTGATACTGCTTTAAATACGGTTGTTGATGTTATAGATAAAATTAGAGATACAGCGAGTTCGCATAACAGACTATTTTTTGTTGAGGTTATGGGAAGAGATGTTGGGCATATAGCATTAAATGCAGGTGTCGGAGCAGGAGCTGAAGAAATACTTATTCCTGAAGAAAATTTAGGATTAGAACGCTTGCTTGAATCTTTAAAACGAAGTAAACAATCAGGAAAATCATCAAGTATTGTTGTGGTTGCTGAGGGTGATAAAACAGGTAAAAATGTTTTTGAACTTAAAGAATATGTAGAAGAGCATTTGCCAATTTATGATTGTCGAGTGTCTGTTTTAGGGCATATGCAAAGAGGAGGTTCGCCTTCTTGTTTTGATAGGGTTTTAGCTAGTAGAATGGGAGTTAGGGCTGTTGAAGCTTTAATGGAAGGAAAAACTAGCTTAATGGTAGGTATACAAGATAATAAAATAACGCTTACCCCAATTAGTAAGGCTATTAAAGGTCATACTAAAATTGATAAGGAACTTATGAGAGTTTCTGATATAATGACTGTATAA
- the gap gene encoding type I glyceraldehyde-3-phosphate dehydrogenase, which yields MSNLKIGINGFGRIGRLVFRTSVLRGDVDVVAINDLLDVEHLAYLLKYDSVHGKFDGTVDVKDGHLVVNGKTVRITAERDPKNCKWDAVGAEIVAECTGIFTTLETAQYHIDGGAKKVVISAPSKDAPMFVMGVNHKDVKATDTIVSNASCTTNCLAPLVKVLNDNFGIEEALMTTVHATTATQMTVDGPSRKDWRGGRSAMLNIIPASTGAAVAVTKVIPALKGKLTGMAFRVPTADVSVVDLTVRLEKETSYEEIKKVFKAASEGDLKGVLGYTEESVVSQDFIGDSRTSIFDAGAGIELNSKFFKLISWYDNEAGFSNKMLDLTQHVSKL from the coding sequence ATGTCAAATTTAAAAATAGGAATCAACGGATTCGGTAGAATAGGAAGACTAGTTTTTAGAACAAGTGTATTAAGAGGTGATGTAGATGTAGTTGCTATCAACGATTTGTTAGATGTTGAGCATTTAGCATATTTACTTAAATACGATTCTGTTCATGGTAAATTTGACGGAACTGTAGATGTAAAAGATGGTCATTTAGTTGTGAACGGAAAAACTGTTCGTATTACAGCTGAAAGAGATCCTAAAAATTGTAAGTGGGATGCAGTAGGTGCAGAAATTGTTGCTGAGTGTACTGGTATCTTTACTACTTTAGAAACTGCTCAATACCATATTGATGGTGGTGCTAAAAAAGTAGTTATTTCAGCTCCTTCAAAAGATGCTCCAATGTTTGTAATGGGTGTTAACCATAAAGATGTTAAAGCTACAGATACTATAGTTTCTAATGCATCTTGTACAACAAATTGTTTAGCTCCTTTAGTAAAAGTTTTAAATGATAACTTTGGTATTGAAGAAGCATTAATGACAACAGTTCATGCAACAACTGCTACTCAAATGACAGTTGATGGTCCTTCTAGAAAAGACTGGAGAGGTGGTAGATCTGCAATGTTAAATATTATTCCTGCTTCAACAGGTGCAGCAGTAGCCGTGACTAAAGTAATTCCTGCATTAAAAGGAAAACTTACAGGTATGGCATTTAGAGTGCCAACTGCTGATGTTTCAGTTGTAGATTTAACTGTTCGTTTAGAAAAAGAAACTTCTTACGAAGAAATTAAAAAAGTTTTTAAAGCTGCTTCTGAAGGAGATTTAAAAGGTGTTTTAGGATATACTGAAGAAAGTGTAGTTTCTCAAGATTTCATTGGAGATTCAAGAACAAGTATTTTTGATGCTGGTGCTGGAATTGAATTAAATTCAAAATTCTTCAAGTTAATATCTTGGTATGATAACGAAGCTGGTTTCTCTAACAAAATGTTAGATTTGACACAGCACGTTTCTAAATTATAA
- a CDS encoding N-acetylglucosamine kinase, protein MILIVDSGATKSDWIALDENYQRLFLTQTLGLSPEVLTRPVIEDRLANNFELSKNSEKVTHLFFYGAGCGTERMQNSLKEIFSSFFPNAISEVREDTYAAVYATTNIGDQGIVCILGTGSNCSYYDGEVLHQKVVSLGYIPMDDGSGNFFGRKLIRDYYFNKMPKDLAEKFTSEYNLEADVIKENLYKQPNPNTYLATFARFIVENKEHPYCKGVIAKGFQQFINNYVMQFELATKVPISFVGSIAYYLREELKSTLERNDLVVGQIRQKPIDGLVEFHQSNHKKTI, encoded by the coding sequence ATGATATTAATTGTAGATAGTGGCGCAACAAAGTCTGATTGGATTGCTTTAGATGAGAATTACCAAAGGTTATTTCTTACGCAAACTTTAGGGCTTAGTCCTGAGGTTTTAACAAGACCTGTTATTGAAGACAGACTTGCTAATAATTTTGAGCTTTCAAAAAACAGCGAAAAAGTTACGCATTTGTTCTTTTATGGTGCTGGTTGTGGTACAGAAAGAATGCAGAATTCTCTAAAAGAAATTTTTAGTAGTTTTTTTCCGAATGCTATTTCAGAGGTTAGAGAAGATACGTATGCAGCTGTTTATGCAACAACTAATATTGGAGATCAGGGTATTGTTTGTATTTTAGGAACAGGATCTAATTGTAGCTATTATGATGGTGAAGTTCTTCATCAAAAAGTAGTTTCTCTAGGATATATTCCTATGGATGATGGTAGTGGTAATTTCTTTGGGCGAAAATTAATTCGTGATTACTATTTCAATAAAATGCCAAAAGATTTAGCTGAAAAATTTACTTCAGAGTATAATTTAGAGGCTGATGTTATAAAAGAGAATTTATATAAACAACCCAACCCAAATACATACTTAGCAACCTTTGCTAGGTTTATTGTTGAAAACAAAGAGCATCCTTATTGTAAAGGAGTTATAGCTAAAGGTTTTCAGCAATTTATAAATAACTACGTTATGCAATTTGAGTTGGCTACAAAAGTGCCAATTTCGTTTGTAGGTAGTATTGCGTATTACTTAAGAGAAGAATTGAAAAGTACTCTAGAGCGCAATGATTTAGTTGTTGGTCAAATCAGGCAAAAACCAATTGATGGTTTAGTTGAGTTTCACCAAAGTAATCATAAAAAAACTATTTAA
- a CDS encoding RidA family protein, with product MKKIINTTKAPAPIGPYNQAVLTGNTLYISGQIPINPETGDLIEGDIKKETKQSMENLKAILTEAGMTFENVVKASIFVSDMHQFAQINEVYAMYFDANTAPARETVEVANLPKFVNVEISMIAVK from the coding sequence ATGAAAAAAATTATAAATACAACAAAAGCTCCTGCTCCTATCGGTCCATATAACCAAGCAGTCTTAACTGGTAACACTCTTTATATATCAGGTCAAATTCCAATAAACCCAGAAACTGGTGATTTAATAGAAGGTGATATAAAAAAAGAAACAAAGCAGTCTATGGAAAATTTAAAAGCCATTCTTACTGAAGCAGGAATGACTTTTGAAAATGTTGTTAAAGCATCAATATTTGTTAGTGACATGCATCAATTCGCTCAAATAAATGAAGTTTATGCTATGTATTTTGATGCTAATACAGCTCCTGCAAGAGAAACCGTTGAAGTTGCTAATCTACCTAAATTCGTAAATGTAGAAATTAGTATGATTGCTGTTAAATAG
- a CDS encoding putative LPS assembly protein LptD, producing MQSNKHHLLLLVLLFSSFSCLFSQEDKVVILPIKSIQDSIIAPTDYTNILIKDSTTVDSTQIDSLNKKPTLLLDKIKYRAKDYVKLSQKDQKIYLYNEAEIYYQDTELKAGIIIMDYIKNEVYAGRIKDSLGNYTQLPYFKQGGSVVIPDSIRFNFDTKKALIWNSRTEQEAGLGELGSDAMNVYAEITKKENDSVYFLNKGRLTTSKDTVNPDYYILVNKAKFVPKKKVIAGFSNMYIADVPTPLFLPFAYFPMSTGRTGGLIFPTFGNIADRGYFLQNGGYYLPIGEYADLEVTGDLYTNGSYGLSSRSVYAKRYKFRGGFNVQFQNIINSQKGFDDYSRSTNYNIQWNHSQDQKSNPNSSFSASVNLGSSQYYINSLRIQDISNTQNNTLSSSISYSKTFPEYPSVNMSLTASHSQLTSSTLTDTDTDNITMTLPTFQASMERIYPFAKRDGIKKGLIQNINFQYDVTASNSLTTNDDDFLSSRMFDNAKVGARHRIPLSTNFKVAKYLSVTVGGTYEDLWTLDTYRRAYDETTKTEIITDTIKGFDRFNKYNFTTSIGTTIYGTLNLGEDKKIQAIRHVVRPSISYGYTPSFDQFYEDLLNSNGEQVIINEELQRYTRFEGTLNGSPSLSKSNSLSFSLANTLEAKVRSKDSTETEAKKIQILRNLNFSTGYNFNADSLKLSPISFSGGTSILKNKMSINFAGTLDPYAIDNNGTRINTFNIDNGGSWARLTNARGNISYSFSSKDFDKKNDKDNKEEDIDNKYDYNASSGGRTDDLFGDSDFMNQKRPNDKEDEEERETGLYSNKIPWDLRLAYTVSYSNPNRENIINTHSLMFSGNIELTPKLKVGASSGYDFVNKGFSITQLRFQRELGSFNVRLNWTPFGLYERWDFFIGISSSILSDLKWDKQSTRSLSRQ from the coding sequence TTGCAATCAAACAAACATCATTTACTTTTATTAGTTCTGCTATTTAGCAGCTTTTCTTGCTTGTTTAGTCAAGAAGACAAAGTAGTTATACTACCTATAAAGTCAATTCAAGACTCAATTATAGCACCTACAGACTATACAAACATACTAATAAAAGACAGCACAACTGTAGATTCTACACAAATTGATTCACTTAACAAAAAGCCTACTCTTTTATTAGATAAAATAAAATACCGAGCTAAAGACTATGTTAAATTGAGTCAGAAAGATCAAAAAATTTATTTATACAATGAAGCTGAAATCTATTATCAAGATACCGAGCTAAAAGCAGGTATTATAATAATGGATTATATTAAAAATGAAGTTTACGCTGGTAGAATTAAAGATTCTTTAGGCAACTACACTCAATTACCCTATTTTAAACAAGGAGGAAGTGTAGTTATACCCGACTCTATCCGATTTAACTTCGATACGAAAAAAGCATTAATTTGGAATTCTAGAACAGAACAAGAAGCTGGTTTAGGAGAACTCGGTAGTGATGCCATGAATGTTTATGCCGAAATCACTAAAAAAGAAAATGATTCTGTTTATTTTTTAAATAAAGGAAGGTTAACTACTTCAAAGGATACAGTTAACCCTGATTATTACATACTCGTTAACAAAGCTAAGTTTGTACCTAAAAAAAAGGTAATAGCTGGGTTTAGTAATATGTATATTGCAGATGTACCCACTCCTTTATTTTTACCTTTTGCTTATTTTCCGATGTCAACGGGTAGAACTGGAGGACTTATTTTTCCGACTTTTGGTAACATAGCTGACCGTGGGTATTTTTTACAAAATGGAGGTTATTATTTACCAATTGGAGAATATGCTGATTTAGAAGTAACTGGAGATTTATATACTAATGGTAGTTATGGGTTGAGCTCTAGATCTGTTTACGCTAAAAGATATAAATTTAGAGGTGGTTTTAATGTACAATTTCAAAATATTATAAACAGTCAAAAAGGTTTTGATGATTATAGTAGAAGTACAAATTACAACATACAATGGAACCACTCACAAGATCAAAAATCGAATCCAAATTCAAGTTTCTCAGCTTCTGTAAACCTAGGAAGTAGCCAATACTATATAAATTCGCTTAGAATACAAGATATATCAAACACTCAAAACAATACCTTATCATCTTCCATATCCTATTCAAAAACATTTCCTGAGTATCCTTCAGTAAATATGAGTTTAACAGCTTCTCATAGTCAATTAACAAGTAGCACTTTAACTGATACCGATACTGACAATATCACCATGACACTACCTACCTTTCAAGCTAGCATGGAGCGTATTTACCCTTTTGCAAAAAGAGATGGAATAAAGAAAGGACTTATTCAAAACATAAATTTTCAGTATGATGTAACTGCCTCTAACTCACTTACAACAAATGACGACGATTTTTTGTCTAGCAGAATGTTTGATAATGCTAAAGTTGGAGCCAGACACAGAATACCATTAAGCACCAACTTTAAAGTCGCTAAATACCTTAGTGTTACTGTAGGTGGTACTTATGAAGATTTATGGACACTAGATACCTACAGAAGAGCTTATGACGAAACTACAAAAACAGAGATAATTACCGATACCATAAAAGGCTTTGATCGTTTTAACAAATATAATTTCACTACAAGTATAGGTACTACCATATATGGTACTCTTAATTTAGGAGAAGATAAAAAAATTCAGGCTATACGACATGTCGTTAGACCCTCTATAAGCTACGGGTACACACCTTCATTTGATCAGTTTTATGAAGATCTATTAAATAGCAACGGTGAACAAGTAATTATAAACGAAGAACTCCAAAGATATACTCGATTTGAAGGTACCTTAAATGGATCTCCAAGTTTGAGTAAATCTAACTCATTGAGTTTTTCTTTAGCAAATACGCTTGAAGCAAAAGTAAGATCTAAAGATTCTACCGAAACTGAAGCCAAGAAAATACAAATTCTAAGAAACTTAAACTTCTCTACAGGATATAACTTTAATGCAGATTCTCTAAAATTAAGTCCTATAAGTTTTAGTGGTGGTACTAGTATTTTAAAAAATAAAATGTCTATTAACTTTGCTGGTACTTTAGATCCTTATGCAATTGATAATAATGGAACTAGAATAAACACTTTTAACATTGACAATGGTGGTAGCTGGGCTCGATTAACTAATGCAAGAGGTAATATTAGCTATAGTTTTTCTAGTAAAGATTTTGATAAGAAAAACGATAAAGATAACAAAGAGGAAGATATCGATAACAAATACGATTATAACGCATCTAGTGGCGGTAGAACTGATGATCTTTTTGGCGATAGTGATTTTATGAATCAAAAGAGACCAAATGATAAAGAAGACGAGGAAGAAAGAGAAACCGGCCTATATTCTAATAAAATACCTTGGGATTTAAGATTGGCCTACACTGTGAGTTATTCCAACCCTAATAGAGAAAATATCATTAACACCCACAGTTTAATGTTTTCAGGAAATATTGAATTAACACCCAAGCTGAAAGTCGGAGCATCTTCTGGTTACGATTTTGTAAATAAAGGTTTCTCTATTACCCAATTACGTTTCCAAAGAGAGTTAGGAAGTTTTAACGTACGTTTAAACTGGACACCATTTGGTCTCTACGAACGATGGGATTTCTTTATAGGAATTTCTAGCTCCATACTAAGCGACCTTAAATGGGACAAACAAAGTACAAGAAGTCTAAGTAGACAATAA
- a CDS encoding N-acetylmuramoyl-L-alanine amidase has protein sequence MNKNCFYLLFFFVLIFASTSFASGKTEFSQENPFVVVLDAGHGGHDPGNLGNGYLEKNIALNIVLQVGAILEKNPNIKVIYTRNDDTFVDLYVRGEIANKANANLFVSVHCDSHTSEAHGAGTFVLGLHANKQNFEIAKKENSAIYLEDNYETRYAEYNINSPESVIGLTIMQEEFLDQSILLAKTMQDNFTGQLKRKDRQVKQAGFIVLHQTFMPSVLVETGFLTYKPEGQYLNSVKGQKEMGTAIATAILDYKKNLTSNTSNSTPITKPKETVVVKEVKPVVKEVVKAPEEVIVKEKTPVVVKEDKPIIKEVIKPNVLFKIQILATSQNWSVTSNNFKGLKNISKESYKTFFRYLYSETESFNSAKKLKEDANAKGYKDAYIVAYKNGERITIKEALKYESN, from the coding sequence ATGAATAAAAATTGTTTTTATCTGCTGTTCTTTTTTGTGTTAATATTTGCTTCCACATCATTTGCTAGCGGTAAAACTGAGTTCTCGCAAGAAAACCCATTTGTAGTTGTTTTAGATGCAGGTCATGGAGGTCATGACCCAGGAAATTTAGGAAATGGTTATTTAGAAAAAAACATAGCTTTAAATATTGTATTACAAGTTGGTGCTATTTTAGAAAAGAACCCTAATATTAAAGTCATATATACCCGTAATGATGATACTTTTGTTGATTTATATGTAAGGGGAGAAATTGCAAATAAGGCAAATGCAAATTTATTTGTTTCAGTTCATTGTGATTCTCATACATCTGAAGCGCATGGGGCAGGTACATTTGTATTGGGTTTACATGCTAATAAACAAAATTTCGAAATTGCTAAAAAGGAAAACTCTGCTATTTATTTAGAAGATAATTATGAGACTCGTTATGCTGAATACAATATTAATTCTCCAGAATCTGTTATAGGATTAACAATTATGCAAGAAGAGTTTTTAGATCAAAGTATACTTTTGGCTAAAACTATGCAAGATAATTTTACAGGTCAACTAAAAAGAAAAGATAGACAGGTAAAACAAGCAGGATTTATTGTTTTGCACCAGACATTTATGCCAAGTGTTTTGGTAGAAACAGGTTTTTTGACTTACAAACCAGAGGGACAGTATTTAAATTCTGTAAAGGGACAAAAGGAAATGGGTACAGCTATAGCTACTGCTATATTAGATTATAAAAAGAATTTAACAAGTAATACCTCTAATAGCACGCCAATAACAAAACCTAAAGAAACAGTTGTTGTAAAAGAAGTAAAGCCAGTTGTTAAAGAGGTTGTAAAGGCACCTGAAGAAGTTATTGTAAAAGAAAAAACTCCTGTTGTAGTAAAAGAAGATAAGCCTATAATAAAGGAAGTTATAAAACCTAATGTGTTGTTTAAAATTCAAATCTTAGCTACTAGTCAAAATTGGTCAGTTACTTCTAATAATTTTAAAGGCTTAAAAAATATATCAAAAGAGAGTTATAAAACTTTTTTTAGATATTTATATAGTGAAACAGAATCGTTTAATAGTGCTAAGAAATTGAAAGAAGATGCTAATGCAAAAGGTTATAAAGATGCGTATATTGTAGCTTATAAAAATGGTGAGCGTATCACTATTAAAGAAGCTTTAAAATACGAGTCTAATTAA
- a CDS encoding MlaD family protein: MKISREVKTGIIVVGGILLFLMGFSYLKSSSIFDNSKTFYAIYDNVGGLQSGTPVSINGFTVGKVNDIKFKDGSGKLLVTFSVSNDFEFSKNSRAELYDTGIIGGKGIQIIPIFDEAPKAKSGDILASSTKPGLTDLVQQNLAPLQSKIEGAVTNADSLLINFNQILDTKTKKELRESIGGLNALIKNFQVTSNSLNGLLADNKKQLDNSIKNINNITDNFSKISDSISQVGLTKTMKNLESTLGNLDAMLAKIEKGDGTLGKLMTDEELYNNLTASTRELDLLLQDFRLNPKRYVNVSVFGKKQIDYELPEEDPAQNIEN; this comes from the coding sequence TTGAAGATTTCAAGAGAAGTTAAAACAGGTATTATAGTTGTAGGTGGAATTCTATTATTTTTAATGGGGTTCAGTTATTTGAAATCATCATCTATTTTTGATAATAGTAAAACCTTTTATGCTATATACGATAACGTAGGTGGTTTACAAAGTGGAACGCCAGTTTCTATCAACGGTTTTACTGTTGGCAAAGTAAATGATATAAAGTTTAAAGATGGTTCAGGTAAATTATTGGTTACTTTTTCGGTAAGTAATGATTTTGAATTTTCTAAAAACAGTAGAGCAGAGCTTTACGATACTGGTATTATAGGAGGAAAAGGGATTCAGATAATTCCTATTTTTGATGAAGCACCTAAAGCCAAGTCAGGAGATATATTAGCTTCAAGCACTAAACCAGGTTTAACAGATCTTGTTCAACAAAATTTAGCACCATTACAAAGTAAAATAGAAGGTGCAGTTACCAATGCTGATTCACTTTTAATTAATTTTAATCAAATTTTAGACACAAAAACAAAGAAAGAGTTGAGAGAGAGTATAGGTGGTCTTAATGCTTTAATTAAAAACTTTCAAGTAACCTCTAATTCTTTAAATGGATTATTAGCAGATAATAAAAAACAGCTAGATAATTCTATAAAAAACATTAATAATATCACTGATAATTTTTCTAAAATTTCAGATTCTATTTCACAAGTAGGTTTGACAAAAACAATGAAAAACCTAGAGTCTACTTTAGGTAATTTAGATGCGATGTTAGCTAAAATAGAAAAAGGAGATGGAACTCTTGGAAAATTAATGACAGATGAAGAACTTTATAATAACCTTACCGCATCTACAAGAGAGCTAGATTTATTGCTTCAGGATTTTCGTTTAAATCCAAAAAGGTATGTTAATGTATCTGTTTTTGGTAAAAAGCAAATAGACTACGAATTACCAGAAGAAGATCCTGCTCAGAATATAGAAAACTAA
- a CDS encoding (Fe-S)-binding protein, which produces MQYIPQVLFSILLILGIGLFANNVKKLSRNIKLGKDVDVSDNRPQRWKNMAKIALGQTKMVVRPIAGFLHIIVYVGFIIINIEVLEIVVDGIFGTHRIGLSVLNKSIYGFLIGSFEVLAVLVLISVILFWIRRNIIKIKRFLSAEMTGWPKNDGNIILYFEVVLMCLFLIMNATDTSFQNLASGNVVSQFIAPLFSGMAETTLHIVERTAWWIHIIGILAFLNYLYFSKHLHILLAFPNTFYGKLRPKGQFLNNEAVTKEVKLMMDPSADPFAAPAEDAPVPEKFGASDVMDLNWVQLLNAYTCTECGRCTSECPANQTGKKLSPRKIMMDTRDRLVEVGKNIDTNKGTFVPDGKQLLGDYISNEELWACTSCNACVQACPVSIDPLSIIMDMRQYLVMEQSAAPSDLNNMMGNIENNGAPWPFNQQDRLNWSNES; this is translated from the coding sequence ATGCAATACATCCCTCAAGTACTGTTTAGTATCTTACTGATTTTAGGAATTGGTTTGTTTGCTAACAACGTTAAAAAATTATCTCGTAATATTAAACTGGGTAAAGATGTTGATGTAAGTGATAATAGGCCACAACGATGGAAAAATATGGCAAAAATAGCTTTAGGTCAAACCAAAATGGTGGTTAGACCAATTGCTGGTTTTTTACATATAATAGTTTACGTTGGTTTTATTATAATAAACATAGAAGTTTTAGAAATTGTTGTAGATGGTATTTTTGGAACTCATAGAATTGGTTTAAGTGTATTAAATAAATCAATTTACGGGTTTTTAATAGGCTCATTTGAGGTGTTAGCAGTTTTGGTATTAATCTCGGTAATACTTTTTTGGATCCGTAGAAATATTATAAAAATAAAACGTTTTCTAAGTGCTGAAATGACAGGGTGGCCAAAGAATGATGGTAATATTATTCTTTATTTTGAAGTTGTTTTAATGTGTTTATTTTTAATAATGAATGCAACCGATACGAGTTTTCAAAACTTAGCATCAGGTAATGTAGTGAGCCAATTTATAGCACCTTTGTTTAGTGGAATGGCAGAAACAACACTACATATTGTAGAACGTACAGCATGGTGGATTCATATTATTGGAATATTAGCTTTCTTAAATTACTTATATTTTTCGAAGCATTTACATATTCTTTTAGCTTTCCCGAATACTTTTTATGGAAAATTAAGACCAAAAGGACAGTTTTTAAATAACGAAGCAGTAACAAAAGAAGTGAAATTAATGATGGATCCTTCTGCAGATCCATTTGCAGCACCTGCTGAAGATGCCCCAGTTCCTGAAAAATTTGGAGCATCAGATGTGATGGATTTAAATTGGGTACAATTATTAAATGCCTATACCTGTACTGAATGTGGTAGATGTACTAGTGAGTGTCCTGCAAACCAGACTGGTAAAAAATTATCTCCTAGAAAAATTATGATGGATACCAGAGATCGCCTGGTTGAAGTAGGAAAAAATATTGATACCAACAAAGGAACCTTTGTACCTGATGGTAAACAATTATTAGGTGATTATATTTCGAATGAAGAATTATGGGCATGTACATCGTGTAATGCATGTGTACAGGCTTGCCCTGTAAGTATAGACCCTCTATCAATCATTATGGATATGAGGCAATATTTAGTAATGGAGCAATCTGCTGCACCATCTGATTTAAATAATATGATGGGGAATATTGAAAACAACGGAGCTCCATGGCCATTTAACCAACAAGATAGATTAAACTGGTCAAACGAATCATAA
- a CDS encoding (Fe-S)-binding protein has protein sequence MSNELKVPTMASLFAEGKQPEVLFWVGCAGSFDDRAKKITKAFVKILNKANVSFAVLGTEESCTGDPAKRSGNEFLFQMQAVTNIEVLNAYEVKKVVTACPHCFNTLKNEYPGLGGTYDVVHHTQFLKQLLDEGRITMEGGKFKGKRITFHDPCYLGRANDIYEAPRDLIKKLDAELVEMKNCKTKGLCCGAGGAQMFKEPEPGNKDVNIERTEQALDVKPDIIAAGCPFCNTMMTDGVKNKEKEASIAVMDIAELIASAEDL, from the coding sequence ATGAGTAATGAATTAAAAGTGCCAACAATGGCATCTCTTTTTGCTGAAGGAAAACAACCAGAAGTTTTATTTTGGGTAGGTTGTGCAGGAAGTTTTGATGATAGAGCAAAAAAAATAACAAAAGCTTTTGTGAAAATTTTAAACAAAGCAAATGTTAGTTTTGCAGTGTTAGGTACCGAAGAAAGTTGTACTGGTGACCCTGCAAAAAGATCAGGTAATGAGTTTCTTTTTCAAATGCAAGCGGTAACCAATATAGAGGTATTAAATGCATATGAGGTTAAAAAAGTAGTAACTGCTTGTCCACATTGTTTTAATACTTTAAAAAACGAATACCCAGGTTTGGGAGGTACGTATGATGTTGTACACCATACTCAGTTTTTAAAACAACTACTCGATGAAGGTAGAATTACAATGGAAGGTGGTAAATTTAAAGGAAAGCGTATTACTTTTCATGACCCTTGTTATTTAGGTAGAGCTAATGATATTTATGAAGCTCCGCGTGATTTAATTAAGAAGCTAGATGCAGAGTTAGTAGAAATGAAAAACTGCAAAACAAAAGGACTTTGTTGTGGAGCAGGAGGTGCGCAAATGTTTAAAGAGCCTGAACCAGGTAATAAAGACGTTAATATTGAGCGTACAGAACAGGCTTTAGATGTTAAACCAGATATTATTGCTGCGGGTTGTCCGTTTTGTAATACGATGATGACTGATGGAGTGAAAAATAAAGAAAAAGAAGCAAGCATTGCTGTTATGGATATAGCAGAACTTATTGCTAGTGCTGAAGATTTATAA
- a CDS encoding ABC transporter ATPase has translation MLVEFEKLPESSRVWIYQASRSFSEAELIELRSELDSFLQEWTAHGNDLNAGYEIPYNRFIVIALDQSVAGATGCSIDSSVRFIQALEAKYNIDLLDKMNVSYKQGEFVAYKTLIDFRKMAKNKSVSKNTIVFNNLVINKGEYQNNWEVPASESWHASFM, from the coding sequence ATGTTAGTAGAATTTGAAAAATTACCAGAATCTTCGAGAGTTTGGATTTACCAAGCAAGCAGAAGTTTTTCTGAAGCAGAACTAATAGAATTACGTAGTGAGCTAGATTCTTTTTTACAAGAATGGACAGCTCATGGAAATGATTTAAATGCAGGTTACGAAATACCATACAATAGATTTATTGTTATAGCATTAGACCAATCTGTAGCAGGAGCAACGGGGTGTTCTATCGATTCTTCAGTACGTTTTATTCAAGCCTTAGAGGCAAAATATAATATAGATTTATTAGATAAAATGAATGTTTCTTATAAGCAAGGAGAATTTGTTGCTTATAAAACCTTAATAGATTTTAGAAAAATGGCAAAAAATAAGTCTGTTTCTAAAAATACTATTGTTTTTAATAACCTTGTAATTAATAAGGGAGAATATCAAAACAATTGGGAGGTACCTGCATCTGAAAGTTGGCATGCTAGCTTTATGTAA